Genomic DNA from Paenibacillus borealis:
CCTCCTTCTGGTCCGATACCAGCGCAGGCTGGGACCCGCTGGGGCGGACTTATCTGGAGACGCTGCGCGACCTTAATCTGGAGCCGATGGTGAATATTATCGGAGGGAACTGGAAGGGCAACACTGAGCTGGCCGCCGGATCCATCCCTGCGGCACTGCGGAGCTATTATGCCGGGTTCGTCAGCAAATTCGGCGACCTGTACCAATATGCAGAAACAGGCAATGAGCCGGGATTATTCGGCTGGGCACAGAAGGCGGTGCTGGCCGTTCATGAGCTGATGGATGAGGAAAGGCAGACCAACAGCCAGCCGTACCTGAAGATTGTTGCCCCCGGCTGGGCGTACTGGCCGTATAACGGAACACCTGACGGCTGGGAGCGGGATGCCGGCCAGCGGGCACCGATTGAAGCGCAGTCGGATGTGACCAACGGCCACAGCTACGGCGGCACCGGGGTTCAGCCTTTGCCGGGCGGAAGCCTGTATGAGAATCTGCGCGTGTACAGCGAAGCGGATGAAGGCTTCGGCAAAGAAATGGCGATGAGTGAGACCGGCAGCAACGACAATCATTCCGACAATACGAAATATGGCACGTATGCGTACAGGTTCGCCTCTGCTTTTGACCGGGAGCTGCGGGGGGATATCGGTTATGTGGATCATATTATGCAGCATGCCGCCTTCTTCAATGACGGGACGGAGTTTGGGCTGTTTGATTCCGCGATCAACTGGAATACGCACCGCTACGAAGATACAGCAGCGGTGCCGGCCAATATCAACGAATCCGGGGAGACCCGGCTGAAGACGTTCCGCAGACTGGCCGCCGCTTATGCGACCCATGGAAGTCCGCTCAGCTACGAAGTTCTCAATGCATCTGCATTAACCGGGCTCAAGGCTTATTTCCGCGCGGTCGATACCTCGGCGCTGGGCGCCACAGCCATAGGTGCTTCGTCCGACAAAATTCTGCTGAACTTCGTCAACTTTGAGAAGTCGCCGGTGACGATGCAGGTGAAGGTTGCGATGCCTTCCAGCGGAATCTATACCGGGGAACGCTTCGGTGCAGGAGATACCTATGCAGCAGCTTACTCCCGGGTTCAGCTGACAGCAACACCGTATATTACCCTTACGGTTTCGCTGGGTGCCGGGGAGACCGTGCAGTATATTCTGGATGAGCAGGAGAGCACTGTGCCATCCGCTCCGGCCAGCCCGGCAGCACTGGCAGTGAGCCATGAGCAGATCAGGCTGACTTGGAATGCCTCAACGGACAATGACGCGGTCGTCAGCTACAACGTGTACCGTGACGGCGGGACGGTTCCCGTAATCAATGTTCCTGGACGGCTTACCTTCTGGAGTGACTATACCGTAGCGCCCCAGACCACTTATAGCTACACCGTTCAGGCTGTTGACGATTCCGGCAATCTATCGCCGCCCAGCGCGGCTGTATCTGCAACCACACCGGTAATGCCGGTTACGCCGCATGTCACGGGAGATCCGGCCAAATTCGAGGCGGAGGCCACCTCGTTTGCCCTGCCGCTGAAGATCAGCAATAACAGCAGCGCCTCGGGAGGGAAGGTAGTCGAGCAGACGCATGGCGGGGGGCTGGCCATTCAAGGCTTCTACTCCACAAGCGGCGGCAGCTACACCTTAACTATTGCATACGCTTCCAACCAGGAGTCGAAAAAAAATATCCTCGTTAACGGCGTGAAGCAGTCCACGGTTACGCTGCCCTCTACGGGAAGCTGGACTGCCAATATAACTGCACGGCAGTATGGGATTACACTCCAGCCGGGCTATAACACGATTAGCTTCACCTCGGCGGGCAACGGGGCGAATATCGATTATTTCAGGCTGGAAGAGGGGCTGTATGTTCCGGTCTCCGCGTGGTACCCGGTTGCGCATAATCATGCTTACATCGACTATACCGGGTTCGAGACCGCGCCGAATGGAGTCTCCCATGTGACCTATGGACCGGATGCGTCGGCAGGGTTTAGCTTTAACGGCACCGGCGTCCGCTGGAGATCGGATATCAAAAGCGATATGGGCAGTGCTGACGTCTATATCGACGGCGAATATATGGAGACGATAGTGATTCCGCAGGCCGGACTTGAGGGGGATCATAAAATCGTCTACGAGCTGACGGGTCTGGATTACGGACTGCACCGGATTGAAATTACAGGCACTGAGGGGAAAATCATGGTCAGCGGCCTGGAATTTGAGAGCTATGAAGCTGTACTGCCGGCTCCGGGGCCGGATCTGACAGTGACGGATATCGGCTGGAATATCGTGAACAGCGATGGCAGCCCTTCGGCGCATACCACTCCGCAGCTGGGGGATTCGCTGATTTTCTGGGCCAAAGTGAAGAACATCGGCGTCCGCCCTACACCGCTGAACACTTCAACCGGATTCGGACAGATCACCGGCGGCGCCTTCTCGGTAAATGGCGGAGTCGTCTCCTGGTCTGATACCCATAATAGCGTAATCCAGCCTGGTGAAGAGCTCACATTAACGGCCAACAGCAGCGCTCAAGGAACACCCCGCTGGACAGTGCCAACGATTGGCAGCTTCACCATCAGCTTCTTTGTGAATGATATCTGGCGTTATGAAGAGATGAACAAGGAGAATAACAAATTAAGTGAGACCCTGTTCATCAGTCTGCCCTGACGGGGGGATTACCACAGGCTCGGGCTCGCGAATAAAGACTTATGCTCCCCGCGTGCTT
This window encodes:
- a CDS encoding polysaccharide lyase family protein, which encodes MRNQKITGKLLITVLVLMSVLAPGGRILSAGPPAALTAVQEMKSPAVPPPPVAESSLGRTVTEDTYQPPTLLWQVGEQDNSSAEFTVFQDVYSENITLPANPMNWNTLSKGMKADHNGTMNLTFDLDEVPLYGVEYSFKVIDASTAIPQLAVFANGSFSGLIQITGLNDGETPLARTWKQTYKLYIPKEQLKTGENKIKLTLDRGLYADPLSPGYDGDQYLWFEWDYFRLDALEEPATEPIHGRYVHLGSAIAASTFRYDENAIRHLAPMAKWLGIAYSGNWMRTSFWSDTSAGWDPLGRTYLETLRDLNLEPMVNIIGGNWKGNTELAAGSIPAALRSYYAGFVSKFGDLYQYAETGNEPGLFGWAQKAVLAVHELMDEERQTNSQPYLKIVAPGWAYWPYNGTPDGWERDAGQRAPIEAQSDVTNGHSYGGTGVQPLPGGSLYENLRVYSEADEGFGKEMAMSETGSNDNHSDNTKYGTYAYRFASAFDRELRGDIGYVDHIMQHAAFFNDGTEFGLFDSAINWNTHRYEDTAAVPANINESGETRLKTFRRLAAAYATHGSPLSYEVLNASALTGLKAYFRAVDTSALGATAIGASSDKILLNFVNFEKSPVTMQVKVAMPSSGIYTGERFGAGDTYAAAYSRVQLTATPYITLTVSLGAGETVQYILDEQESTVPSAPASPAALAVSHEQIRLTWNASTDNDAVVSYNVYRDGGTVPVINVPGRLTFWSDYTVAPQTTYSYTVQAVDDSGNLSPPSAAVSATTPVMPVTPHVTGDPAKFEAEATSFALPLKISNNSSASGGKVVEQTHGGGLAIQGFYSTSGGSYTLTIAYASNQESKKNILVNGVKQSTVTLPSTGSWTANITARQYGITLQPGYNTISFTSAGNGANIDYFRLEEGLYVPVSAWYPVAHNHAYIDYTGFETAPNGVSHVTYGPDASAGFSFNGTGVRWRSDIKSDMGSADVYIDGEYMETIVIPQAGLEGDHKIVYELTGLDYGLHRIEITGTEGKIMVSGLEFESYEAVLPAPGPDLTVTDIGWNIVNSDGSPSAHTTPQLGDSLIFWAKVKNIGVRPTPLNTSTGFGQITGGAFSVNGGVVSWSDTHNSVIQPGEELTLTANSSAQGTPRWTVPTIGSFTISFFVNDIWRYEEMNKENNKLSETLFISLP